In Poecilia reticulata strain Guanapo linkage group LG1, Guppy_female_1.0+MT, whole genome shotgun sequence, one genomic interval encodes:
- the dand5 gene encoding DAN domain family member 5: protein MMSFFQIMAFLISPIILSTSAASALIFPYNSLLRESRGEAESSGGGAGQAVQGMVKVVQLDPRNLVSSAFFRRGLAQRGAPSHTSRLPFPAFLSHGRPGPAQAPKDPVGPLRHLRPQRPAEADLKKKQGLQMWQKVMDKGGKVSLPVNLKDTKQTCTAVPFTQHVTADGCQTVTVYNKLCFGQCSSLFVPSEGEFADPSPGTGAFRRRAPCSRCAPFKAQTVAVPLRCGAQVWEKRVMVVEECKCETGREERSAEAAAYTHL from the exons atgatgtctttttttcagattatggCTTTCCTCATCAGCCCCATCATTCTGTCCACCTCGGCGGCCTCAGCTCTTATTTTTCCCTATAATTCTCTTCTGAGAGAGTCCAGAGGTGAAGCTGAATCGTCGGGTGGTGGAGCTGGCCAAGCTGTGCAGGGAATGGTCAAGGTTGTCCAGCTGGACCCTCGTAACCTGGTCAGTTCGGCGTTCTTCAGGAGAGGACTCGCTCAGAGGGGAGCTCCTTCCCACACCTCCAGACTGCCCTTCCCTGCCTTTCTGTCTCACGGGCGTCCAGGTCCTGCCCAAGCCCCCAAAGACCCTGTAGGTCCACTACGCCACCTGCGGCCTCAACGACCCGCAGAGGCAGatctgaagaagaaacaggGACTGCAGATGTGGCAGAAGGTCATGGATAAAGGAGGGAAGGTGTCACTGCCTGTTAACCTGAAGGATACTAAGCAAACATGCACCGCAGTGCCGTTTACTCAG CATGTGACGGCAGATGGATGCCAAACAGTGACAGTGTACAACAAGCTGTGCTTCGGCCAGTGCAGCTCGCTCTTTGTCCCGTCCGAGGGGGAGTTTGCCGATCCGAGTCCCGGGACGGGGGCCTTCCGCCGTCGGGCCCCCTGCTCCCGCTGTGCCCCTTTCAAAGCTCAGACAGTCGCTGTGCCTCTGCGCTGTGGAGCCCAGGTCTGGGAGAAGAGAGTGATGGTGGTGGAGGAGTGCAAGTGTGAGACGGGCCGGGAGGAGAGGAGCGCCGAGGCTGCTGCTTACACCCACCTGTAA